Genomic segment of Caldanaerobius polysaccharolyticus DSM 13641:
GATTAACTCCAGGGAATGGGGAGAAGTCTTTTTGGTTCCAGCAAATAACTTGAGCTTGTGGGCTAAAATGTCGAGGGATGCCCCCTGGATTAAGGCTGTTAGTAAAACGATGAAGAACACGACGTTAAAAAAATAGTTGCTGTGGTCGACTCCTGCAACGTAGGGGTAAGTGGCCAGTACAATGGGGACTGCGCCCCTTATACCTCCCCAACAGAGGAATAATTTTTCCTTGAGGTTGTAATCCCAGAACAGTGTCGTTAAAAAGACCGCTGTCGGCCGTGCCACTAGCATTAGCAGCAGAGCAATAAACACCCCCTCCTTGATAAAGGCGGGAAGTTGCGAAGGAAAGACCAGCAGCCCCAGCATTAGAAAGAGAATGATGTTGCAGAAAGTGGAGGTGCCTTCTAGGAAGCGGGCTATTCCCTGCTTGTAGACGAACTTGCTGTTCCCCAGCAAATAACCAGCTATGAATACAGCAAGGAAGCCGTTGGCTTTGATTATCTCCGCTACTCCGAAGCTCAAATAGCAGAAACCGAGACTCAAAACATAGTAATAACCACCCGATTCAAGGCGGGCCCGGTTAAAGAGATAGGGTCCAAGCTTACCGAACAAGTACCCCACACCAATTCCGGCCACAATCTGCCACATTAAGTGAGCGATAAAGGGAAAAAGGTTGAAATTTGTATTCTTCATATAGTCGAGCAGATCTATGGTCAGGATAATGGCCATTGGATCGTTGGAGGCAGATTCGGCTTTCAGGGTGGTGGCCAGTTTGGGCTGAATGCTCTTATTGCGAAAAATAGAAAAAACTGCTGCAGCATCGGTGGAAGAAACGATGGCCCCTACCAGTAGGGAGGCCTCGAGGCTGAGCCCAACGATGTAGTGGGTGGCCAGTCCTAGAGTTACGGCGGTAATAAAGACACCTACCGTCGCCAAGGTAAAAGCTGGTTTGAAGGACGACTGTAATTCCTCTCTTTTGGTATTAAAGCCACCTTCAAAAAGGATAATAATGAGGGCTACATTGGCTATCCGCTGGGCTAGTAAAGGGTCATCAAAATATATTAGGTTAAGGCCATCGCTCCCGAAAAGCATTCCCAAGCCCAAAAAAATCACTAAACCGGGAACGCCGAATCGAGAGATCAGTTTGGTCGAAAAAGTGGCCAGAAGTAACAAAATAGATAATAACAGGATCAACTATCTTTCCTCCCTTTCCATAAAAACCAAACTAAAACACCTAGTGTTCCAAAATACGTCTCCACACCCTTCTAATAGGGAAGAGCAGCTACACCTTTGTCAAAACGATAAACCAGCAACTACTTAGCTTCTTTATCGATATAAATTGGTATTTTCAATGTGTCTAGCGCCTTGATAAAGTGAGGGTCGGTAATGTTGTTAAGTTTCAAAACCTGTTTGGCATACCATTCATAATTCATTCTGAAATGCTCATTCATAAAGTACGGGTTGATAATGTCAACCAACGTATCTCCTGATTGAATGGTTATCTCCCGTACCTCTTTTAGCTCCCATACATCATTAGGTCGCTCTGAGATGTTGATACCTTCAGGTATGACTACTTCTTTAGGGAAATATTCTTCGGGTGGTATTACCTTATATCCGTCCTTAACGATATACCAAACACCGGTAGTTTTGTTAGTATACCGTCCAGTTTGTTCATCATAAATGTATCCTTCAACTACTTCCTGAACCTGATTATTTTTTGCTGGCTGTTTTGTTATCTCAGGCTTGGAAAAAATCAAGTATCCACTGGCAACAACGGCAACTATCACTACCGGGATAACAAATTTATACCAACTTTTCATCATCTACTTTCTCCTTCCCGAATTCTTCTCCGCTTGGAAGCAGGTCCACCTCTCTAAGGTACTTTATCGCAGCCCACCGGACAAGGGCAGCCAGACTACGGTCGGTCATCAACGCTGCCTTCTTAACGGCTTCGTATTCGTCTTCGGTAAAGGTAACGCTTACTAATTTAGTACGTGGTTCCGCTTTCTTAGGAGCCATATAACCCACCTCAATCAACTTGATGTATTCTGATAGAAATTATATCAAAGTCTATCACGAAAGCCAACTACGGAAAGTAAATCGAGGTGGGTTGGGCTACTTATAGATAAAGCTGATACTTTAATGCACCAGAATTCTTCCAACGGTTGTAGTGACAGACGTAATTGCCACCGTAAGTAGCTGCTGTCTTTTCTGTAGCCTGTTTGGTAGAGGGGTTAACGAAACCCACCCGGCAGCGGGAAAGCTCTCTACTGTAGAGAGGGCAGGTCTTGCAGGTACGTATTTTCGTCATGGTATCACCTCCCAAGAAAGTTGCTAATAACCGTAGGAGTATAAAAATATTGATGAAAAAAGTTCCGTAGGGCATAGAGTCGTATAATTGGTTTGCAAGAGAGAAAAACCAGAAGGCGCCACGCTTTTCTTTACGCAACGCCTTCCTTTTTGGCTTTTTCTTGTTCAGGTTCCGGTTCTTTCTTTTCCGCTTTACGCTTGAGATAGTATCGCTGGATTTCCTGTTCTACTTCGGCAATCTTTTTTGAGTACCAGTCAACCCGTAGCCTTTGTTCCAGCATCTTCAGTTCTGCCAGTTCGTCGCCAGCTTCAAACTTCTTGCGGTAAACTTCCTCCTGCCTGATAGCGTACTGGAGGTTAGCACGGAAAGCATCTCTTTTTGACCGTAATGCTTGCAATTCCGGTGGGGTATTACCTGCTGGGATTACTAAAGACTGCTTGGGTTCAACCGGCTCGCTCTTGGTTCTTGGTGCCACGGTAATCACCTCCCCTCGTTATGTAGGAGTCGTTTCAGTCGGTTCAGGACAGTGCCTACGTCCTCTCCGGAGTGGATAAGCTGGCTGTGAATGCAGGAAAGCTCATAAACGAGAGAAGCTGGAGCCTCTTTCACGAGCATCTCCAGCTTCTTTGCAGCTACCACAGAACAGGTATCTGTAGGTAGGGTTTGTTGGTGTTCCAGACATCGGATGATGTCACGTACTCTTTTGAGTGTTTCTCGTTTGGTCATAGAATCATCTCCTTTCCTTGTTGGAAAATTTTAACATTTTATGATTATATTATAGTATAGGTCAGTCATGAATAAAAGAGGGGAACCAGATTTTTTGTCGGATAATGTCGAAAACTTTACAAGAAAAAAGAGCCTGTTTTTAAGGCTCACCGTCAGAAAACAATACCGGATAAGGAAGAGGAGGTTACTTACGAGGACGGAATTCCATCAATTTAGCTTCGATACGCTGCTGAGCTTTACGGTTTTTCAGCCAACGGATACTTGAATGGTAGCATAAACCGGAGCGGTAAGAATAGTAAAAATGGAAGAACGAGGTATGTTTTTATCCACCCACTTCAAAATGTCTTCCAGAAGGAAGCTATAGTCTTCCTGTTCTGATGGGTCACTCCAGTTACTGTATAAGAATCTTGCCTTCGTAGGTGTAATGTCAACACAGGCAAGCCATCCGTGACGCTTGCTAATTCTTTCCAGAGCCTTCATCTCGGATGGGAGAAATTTTAGTCCGGTGGATGAGAGGTCAAGGGTAACTTCGCAGTAGTTGTGTTCCGTCTGGAAATCTACAATAATCATTGGAAGACTGTTTTTGTAACATACTTGCTTGTATGTTTCAAACCTTTGATAAGAGGTAGAGTCGCAGTCGCTTATTTTAAGAACAGGGTAGGGCATAGTAATCACCTCCACAAATTCTATGTTGTACGCTCAGGCGGTTTCTTTGAGTAGTTACACTCATAGGCGTCTCTCATATCTTCGGCTGTTTCATAAAACACCCACCGCTTTGATGGACTGTGCAGAGGCTCGGCCATCTCACTGATGTGCACTACTGAAATATTAGAGGGAGCTCCCATTAGAAAATCGTAGTACTGAATGACGTAATATCCGTCACCAAGATAACTAAGAACATGCCCTTGGCGGTCAACTGTATAACAATCTTCGTCAAGGATATGGAACCACTTTCCTTCAAGACTCTTCCACTTCTCCATCCAGCGTTTGAGTGCTTCTTCAGCTTTCTTGCGTTGAACATCATTACTCGTCAAGCTCATTTAATCAATCACCTACCATTTACTGTTAATGATTAAATTATAAATGGCTTGACAGGAACTTTATAGGGAGGAACTTTTTTACTTCGGAAGAGGTGGAAGTAGCAGCATTTCAGAAGAGCTTATTGTTAGCTTTGCTAGCTTAGGGCTAGCACCCGCTAGCTCGAAGCTAACAACGGCAAATATACTATTTGCAAGTATTTTACGATTCGCGCCTAGCTATATTAGGTTTTTGGGTATATCTCTATATATAGTTTTTATAAACACCTCTCTTAAAAAATTCCATATAAAGAGATATGCTAAAAAAGCTAAAAAAGCTAGCAAAAACGCTGCAAACTATTGATTTTATTGGATTTTCGATTGCTAGCTTCGTGCTAGCTTAGCTAGCTTCGATGCTAGCAAAGCTAGGTGTGAGAACCAACAGAAAAGCCCAGCCAAGCATTATCGCTTAGCTGAGCTTAAACGAGAGAACGTTTTTAGCAGGTATAATAGGTAGTGTTCTGGTCTCTTCGGTGAACTCGAATTCCAGTAACTTCTGCTACCAGCTCCTCCTGCTCCCGAATGTAACCAGCGAGTTCCTGCGGATTATGGAAGGGATAAGGTATGGTGCTTGGGCCATTGGAGTTAGCGAGTACCCAATCAGTAATTTCTCTAAGCTGGAAGATAGGTTTCTTTTGTCCTGCTTCTACTTCCTGCCTTCTTCGTACTGCAAATTCTCTCAGCACCATCAATGCGTTATCGGCTTGGTATTGTGTTTCCCGTATCACCTGTGGCAGCTTATCAACCACTGATTCCATTGTGGAAAGTAGCTGCCTGCTTTCATCAAGAGCTTCTGCCATAAGCAGCAACGCTCTCTCAAAGCCTTCAAGACGTATACTCTTACGTCGGTAGGCTTCAAATTTCGTGTCCACAAGCTGGAAGAAACGTTGAGCGGCAACGAGCATATCGGAGAGCAAGGCTTCTCTTCCCGGCGTATCATAAAGAACCTTCCACTCCCAGTCATCTACTTTTTGTCCTTCCGGTATCTTTTTGAATCGAAAAACCAACGACCTCTCCATCAAATCTGAAGCGTGGATAGGTAAACGGGTAGCAGTAATAGCGAAAGTGCAGTCTGTCTTAATTGTCACATCCGTGTTAGAGTAGAGCGGACGATATTGGATTTTCTTAAGCGTAACCGCCCTTGCGATTTCCTCTTCAAACTGTTCCCGGTAATTTCTCAGGCTACCTGGTCTGACGTTATCAAAAACGTAAATCCCACGAGCACTGGCAAGGAAAGTTCGCAACTCTTGAATATCCCTTGGAGTGACTCCGACGCCTATCTCTCCAACAAGAACTCCTGTCCGAACATAGTAAAAACGAGATTTACCTGAACCAGCTTCACCAATAGCCATTTCAACTGGCAACTCCAATCCTCTCCAGTCCCGGAAAAGAGGGGAGAGGTAACAAAGGACTTCAAGCAGTGCTCTTTGTTCTTCGTCCGTAAAAATAGAATGATTGTCAAGATTGAGAGTGTTCACTACCTGACGCCATAACCGTTTTGGTCGTGATGGCAGGTTTTGGAAGTCTATCTTAACCGGCTTAACAATTCCTTTCTTAAACAGCACTCCGTCAACGCCATTATCCTCCAAAGTGATAGCATCTTTAGTTACCTTTGCAACTGCCGAATCGCTAAGCTGAACGTATAAGGTATCCGTTGATACTTTTGGTGGTTCGCTTACGTATGAGACCCTGCGAGTCCTCACACGAGGGCAGCCCTGTATGAAAGCTGTTGACAGACGATTTATGACTTCTCTATCAGCGGTTCCAATACCGTATTTAGCTGTGATTAACTCCGCAAACTCTCCAACCCGGAAAGCATTCGCATTTTCAGTCCAGTCTACTTCGTAAAGAAGTTTATCTTTCCCGTCAAAATAGTAGAATTTTCTGTTATCCGCTTCATCACGATAACGTCGTCCTTCATAATCAAGGTCGGCTACTATTGCCGTAGCTGCCATTTCGTAATCGTCCCGGTTTAGACCTCGTTTTCTTAGGTGCCTTTGCAACCAGCTTCGCAGTTGCGGTTGTATCGGAAAACGAGCCTGTTTAGCCAATTCCCAAAAATCATCAGCGGTGTGAGTCAGCAAGAAGTCATCCAGTCCAATCTTTTCTCCTTCCTTTTCCGGATGAGGTAGAATTACCTGTTTTACATCAGCACCACGTTTGAACAACCAGAAGGCGAAATCAAAGGCTGCTTGCTGAACTTGCTCTTTGACTGGAAAGCCACTTGCTGAATCGCTGTCAAAGACGATGTATACTGTCCGCTGTCTCCAGTCAAACTCAAGAAGTTCTGGAGCCACATTTTCTTCCAGCAACTGGATAGCATCAGCATCCTTTATCGTAAAAGTGATAAAGCCTCTTTTGCTTTCTTCAATTTCGTTAGGCTTAATTCTGTACTTACCGTGCTTGACATTATTAACACCGCCAAGAGCAATAGCGGGAATGCCTTCCTGTACTGCTTTAGCAGCCTTTTTTTCGCCCTCCACTATAACAAGCGGTTTAGATGTATCTTTGGCTATCTTCCATATTTCCGGTAGTACATAAACGTGAACTCCAGTATCCTTTGGTTGAGCGTATTTAATCTGTTTTCCTTCTGAATTGACCGTCGGTTGATGGTAGCGAATACGGAAGAAGGGTATTTCTTCTTTCTCACCAGTAACAAGCCGGTCATAAATGGCACTTCCATCTTTGTTGAGGTAAGGAATAACGTAACCTGTGCTTTGCGGGAATGGAGTCAAGTTCCTTTCAACGTCTGTGGCATCCCTAACGTTCATCTTCTTAATGGTTTCTTCATTTAGTCCGCTTCGTTTCAGGTCTTCCATTGATAGTGGTGAAAGTAGCTGCAGCAAGTTATCCTGAACGTTACATTCCAACGCCCTCGCTGTGTTCATTTTGACCAGCCTCCTTCTTCAATGTCTCTCGTTTAATGTAGTTAATGCGGTCTCCTAACTCTCGCATCGCTCTCACGTATTCAAATAGGTTGACGGTCAGGTTTTTATCACCCTCAAACTTCGTCCGCAAGTCCCGAAGGGTGGAGAAGTCAGCATCTGGGTAAAGGAATATCGCCCTTCTTGCCTTAAAGTATGGAATTTTGATTTCTGGTTCATAACCGTTTAACATTAAGTAAGCAGCGAAGTGCAAGTCCTTTGTATAGAAGGGCTCTCGTTGCATAGTTATCGAACCTCCTTAAATTAAGTTGGTTTTTCTTTTCACGTATAAAAATAGTTGATGAAAAAAGTT
This window contains:
- a CDS encoding potassium/proton antiporter; translation: MILLLSILLLLATFSTKLISRFGVPGLVIFLGLGMLFGSDGLNLIYFDDPLLAQRIANVALIIILFEGGFNTKREELQSSFKPAFTLATVGVFITAVTLGLATHYIVGLSLEASLLVGAIVSSTDAAAVFSIFRNKSIQPKLATTLKAESASNDPMAIILTIDLLDYMKNTNFNLFPFIAHLMWQIVAGIGVGYLFGKLGPYLFNRARLESGGYYYVLSLGFCYLSFGVAEIIKANGFLAVFIAGYLLGNSKFVYKQGIARFLEGTSTFCNIILFLMLGLLVFPSQLPAFIKEGVFIALLLMLVARPTAVFLTTLFWDYNLKEKLFLCWGGIRGAVPIVLATYPYVAGVDHSNYFFNVVFFIVLLTALIQGASLDILAHKLKLFAGTKKTSPHSLELISTENTKCELLEFEVEKGSSLIGKRLEHIPLPKTTLVTAIVRHDDIVPPRGDTEIQEGDILFILTYQEDKEHLIALLE
- a CDS encoding OCRE domain-containing protein, with the protein product MMKSWYKFVIPVVIVAVVASGYLIFSKPEITKQPAKNNQVQEVVEGYIYDEQTGRYTNKTTGVWYIVKDGYKVIPPEEYFPKEVVIPEGINISERPNDVWELKEVREITIQSGDTLVDIINPYFMNEHFRMNYEWYAKQVLKLNNITDPHFIKALDTLKIPIYIDKEAK
- a CDS encoding DUF3854 domain-containing protein, with the protein product MNTARALECNVQDNLLQLLSPLSMEDLKRSGLNEETIKKMNVRDATDVERNLTPFPQSTGYVIPYLNKDGSAIYDRLVTGEKEEIPFFRIRYHQPTVNSEGKQIKYAQPKDTGVHVYVLPEIWKIAKDTSKPLVIVEGEKKAAKAVQEGIPAIALGGVNNVKHGKYRIKPNEIEESKRGFITFTIKDADAIQLLEENVAPELLEFDWRQRTVYIVFDSDSASGFPVKEQVQQAAFDFAFWLFKRGADVKQVILPHPEKEGEKIGLDDFLLTHTADDFWELAKQARFPIQPQLRSWLQRHLRKRGLNRDDYEMAATAIVADLDYEGRRYRDEADNRKFYYFDGKDKLLYEVDWTENANAFRVGEFAELITAKYGIGTADREVINRLSTAFIQGCPRVRTRRVSYVSEPPKVSTDTLYVQLSDSAVAKVTKDAITLEDNGVDGVLFKKGIVKPVKIDFQNLPSRPKRLWRQVVNTLNLDNHSIFTDEEQRALLEVLCYLSPLFRDWRGLELPVEMAIGEAGSGKSRFYYVRTGVLVGEIGVGVTPRDIQELRTFLASARGIYVFDNVRPGSLRNYREQFEEEIARAVTLKKIQYRPLYSNTDVTIKTDCTFAITATRLPIHASDLMERSLVFRFKKIPEGQKVDDWEWKVLYDTPGREALLSDMLVAAQRFFQLVDTKFEAYRRKSIRLEGFERALLLMAEALDESRQLLSTMESVVDKLPQVIRETQYQADNALMVLREFAVRRRQEVEAGQKKPIFQLREITDWVLANSNGPSTIPYPFHNPQELAGYIREQEELVAEVTGIRVHRRDQNTTYYTC